One region of Methanobacterium formicicum genomic DNA includes:
- the rpl18a gene encoding 50S ribosomal protein L18Ae, producing the protein MKTKIFRVQGKFIMGDSFKPFTKELKATSEDDIKEKIYSEFGSKHHIVRNQIHIQKIDEISAEEVQDTLIKALISE; encoded by the coding sequence ATGAAGACAAAGATATTTAGAGTTCAAGGCAAGTTCATCATGGGTGACAGTTTCAAACCATTCACCAAGGAACTGAAAGCCACTAGTGAAGATGATATTAAAGAGAAGATCTACTCTGAATTTGGTAGCAAACATCACATTGTACGCAACCAGATACACATTCAGAAAATAGACGAGATCTCCGCTGAAGAAGTTCAGGACACCCTGATAAAGGCACTGATTTCGGAGTGA
- a CDS encoding translation initiation factor IF-6, which translates to MIRRINLAGNFNWGVTLAATDKVALAPPNLGEKMVGAIEEALQVPVIKTPISGSSLAGALAVGNSKGFLVSRYAFDKEIETIKESGLEVERIPDRLTAVGNIVLANDHGAMVNPLLSDEAVQVVSETLDVDVVRGTIANFKITGSVAVATNKGVLVHPSATSDELEFLEKTMNVPVDVGTVNQGTKLVGAGVVANSNGVLVGEKTTGPEMARIEESLGFLEELL; encoded by the coding sequence ATGATTAGGAGAATTAATCTGGCAGGCAATTTCAACTGGGGTGTTACTCTGGCAGCCACTGATAAGGTGGCCCTGGCACCACCCAACCTGGGAGAAAAAATGGTGGGGGCCATTGAAGAAGCCCTTCAGGTCCCAGTAATCAAAACTCCCATTAGCGGTAGTAGCCTGGCCGGAGCCCTGGCAGTAGGGAACTCCAAAGGCTTCCTGGTATCCAGATACGCCTTTGACAAAGAGATAGAAACCATTAAAGAATCGGGATTAGAGGTAGAACGGATACCCGACCGACTCACGGCAGTGGGCAACATCGTACTGGCCAATGACCACGGAGCAATGGTAAATCCACTACTATCTGATGAAGCAGTACAAGTGGTTTCTGAAACTCTGGACGTGGACGTGGTACGAGGAACTATAGCCAATTTCAAAATCACCGGATCAGTGGCAGTTGCTACTAATAAAGGAGTGTTAGTCCACCCCTCAGCGACATCAGACGAGTTAGAATTCCTGGAAAAGACAATGAATGTCCCAGTAGATGTGGGAACCGTGAACCAGGGAACGAAACTGGTGGGAGCAGGAGTAGTAGCCAACTCCAATGGAGTATTGGTGGGTGAAAAGACTACAGGTCCGGAAATGGCGAGAATAGAAGAATCATTAGGTTTTCTTGAGGAGTTATTATGA
- a CDS encoding OBG GTPase family GTP-binding protein yields the protein MDIEDRIRKIEEEITKTPYNKATSHHIGKLKAKISKLREESIKRGSSGTKGRGFTLKKSGDSTVVLVGFPSVGKSTILNQLTNAQSKIGAYEFTTLDVIPGVMDYRGAQIQIFDIPGIITGASKGKGRGREILSVARNADLIVMVLDVFNPHHQELIREELLNIGIRPNQNAPDVTVKRRKIGGVKVASTVPLTHMDEKTIRSILNEYGVHSADVLIREDITIDRFIDSLDNSIVYIPLLLVINKIDLADSSYLAELEEKMNSALYVAADKGIMMEELKEEIFEHLKLIRVYLKPQGKKADLEDPLIVRKGSTVEEVAGKLHRDFLKNFRHAKVWGNSVKFPGQKVGLEHVLDDKDVLRLIIKK from the coding sequence ATGGACATCGAAGACAGGATCCGCAAGATCGAAGAGGAGATCACCAAAACTCCCTACAACAAGGCCACTTCCCACCACATTGGGAAATTGAAGGCAAAAATCTCTAAACTACGGGAGGAATCAATAAAAAGAGGTTCATCCGGCACTAAGGGGCGGGGATTCACCCTTAAAAAGAGTGGTGACTCAACAGTGGTTCTGGTAGGATTTCCTTCAGTGGGAAAATCCACCATACTCAACCAGCTCACCAATGCCCAGTCCAAAATAGGGGCTTATGAATTCACCACTCTGGATGTAATTCCCGGGGTAATGGACTACCGTGGGGCACAGATACAGATATTCGACATTCCCGGAATAATAACCGGTGCATCCAAAGGTAAAGGAAGGGGAAGGGAAATCCTCTCTGTGGCCCGGAATGCAGACCTTATAGTGATGGTCCTGGATGTTTTCAACCCCCACCACCAGGAACTCATCCGGGAAGAACTCCTGAACATTGGAATCAGACCCAACCAGAATGCCCCTGACGTGACTGTCAAACGCCGGAAAATAGGTGGAGTTAAAGTAGCATCCACAGTTCCTCTTACCCATATGGATGAAAAGACCATCCGTTCCATACTCAATGAATACGGAGTGCACAGTGCCGATGTCCTCATCAGGGAAGACATCACCATTGATCGCTTCATAGACTCCCTGGATAACAGCATAGTTTACATCCCCCTGCTACTGGTGATAAATAAAATAGACCTGGCAGATTCCTCTTACCTGGCGGAACTTGAAGAAAAAATGAACAGTGCCCTTTATGTTGCTGCAGATAAAGGAATAATGATGGAAGAGCTTAAAGAGGAAATATTTGAACATTTAAAACTTATAAGAGTTTATTTGAAACCCCAGGGTAAAAAAGCCGATTTGGAAGACCCTCTAATTGTGAGAAAGGGTTCCACGGTAGAAGAGGTGGCGGGTAAACTACACCGGGATTTTCTAAAAAACTTCAGGCATGCCAAGGTATGGGGAAATTCTGTAAAATTCCCTGGCCAGAAAGTTGGTTTGGAACATGTACTGGATGATAAAGATGTTTTAAGGTTGATAATCAAGAAATAA
- a CDS encoding DUF7411 family protein, with amino-acid sequence MKAAVLYSGGKDSSLVAVMLKRLGYQVELLTANFGVFPSWKPAAESASLLGFKHRILEVDTGVLDEVVETILNDGFPNNGINHLHREVLHLAAEKYPLVADGTRRDDRVPKLNPQEIQSFEDSKGVQYLNLAGWGHRTINQLSQQLFKLVKEPTSMDNNSDYEIEIRFLINQRGGQETASKLFPPHIQSRVIGWREDE; translated from the coding sequence ATGAAAGCTGCGGTACTCTACAGCGGAGGAAAAGACAGCTCACTAGTGGCTGTCATGCTGAAACGCTTAGGATATCAAGTTGAACTTTTAACAGCCAATTTTGGTGTTTTCCCTTCATGGAAACCAGCAGCAGAATCAGCATCCCTTTTAGGATTCAAACATCGGATTCTGGAGGTTGATACTGGTGTTCTGGATGAGGTGGTGGAAACCATCCTTAACGATGGATTTCCCAACAATGGAATTAACCACCTGCACCGGGAAGTCCTGCATCTGGCTGCTGAGAAATATCCTCTGGTGGCGGATGGTACCAGAAGGGATGACCGGGTTCCAAAGCTTAACCCCCAGGAGATTCAAAGTTTCGAAGATTCTAAGGGTGTCCAGTACCTTAACCTTGCAGGGTGGGGTCACCGGACCATAAATCAGCTGTCACAACAGCTTTTCAAACTGGTGAAAGAACCCACCAGTATGGATAATAATTCTGACTATGAAATCGAGATAAGATTTCTCATAAATCAGCGTGGTGGCCAGGAAACAGCCAGTAAGCTATTCCCACCCCACATACAATCAAGAGTAATAGGATGGAGAGAAGATGAGTAG
- the pfdA gene encoding prefoldin subunit alpha, which yields MEDRQRLEEIINELNAYKAQAEMLNQQVETLKATIADMEIAQETLDSIKGKKSPETLVPIGAGSFLITEIKNTEEVIVGLGSGAAVKKNIDDAKESIEEQKKELDNIMQKMVSDLTQISQIITQKSPEAEALIQKIEGTQGNPIN from the coding sequence ATGGAAGACCGACAAAGGCTGGAAGAGATTATCAACGAACTCAACGCCTACAAGGCACAGGCCGAAATGTTGAACCAGCAGGTGGAAACCCTTAAAGCTACCATTGCTGACATGGAAATAGCCCAGGAAACACTGGATTCCATCAAAGGGAAAAAATCACCTGAAACACTGGTACCCATTGGTGCTGGTTCATTTTTAATCACTGAAATCAAAAATACCGAAGAAGTGATTGTTGGTCTTGGATCCGGTGCTGCAGTTAAGAAAAATATCGACGATGCCAAGGAAAGCATCGAAGAACAGAAAAAAGAGCTGGATAACATCATGCAGAAGATGGTATCTGATCTTACCCAGATCAGCCAGATCATCACTCAGAAAAGCCCTGAAGCTGAGGCACTCATCCAGAAAATTGAGGGCACACAGGGTAATCCAATTAATTAA
- a CDS encoding helix-turn-helix transcriptional regulator gives MKTRIKEFRARHDLTQAQLAEQVGVRRETIVFLEKGKYNPSLKLAHDIAVVLDASIDELFIFEDEN, from the coding sequence ATGAAAACCAGGATAAAAGAATTTCGGGCGCGCCATGATCTTACCCAGGCCCAGCTGGCAGAACAGGTAGGAGTTAGGAGAGAGACCATTGTTTTCCTGGAGAAGGGAAAATACAATCCTTCTTTGAAATTAGCCCATGATATAGCCGTAGTTCTAGATGCCAGTATCGATGAACTTTTCATTTTTGAAGATGAAAACTAG
- a CDS encoding adenylate kinase family protein, which yields MIILLTGTPGTGKSTISPLLADKLGCQLVDVNHLVEEKHLYTGLDPEKNYKIVDMEALEDELSQIVSNQDDQKGDSSKGCIIIEGHLSHYFPRADLVIVFRTEPKVLGDRLQKRDWKESKVRENLEAEALDICTWEAHQIHGSRVHEVETTKITPEETIDIILDIVNGKKSFPVGEIDFSGYLGC from the coding sequence ATGATCATACTCCTTACAGGAACCCCTGGAACTGGTAAAAGCACCATCTCCCCTCTTTTGGCAGATAAATTAGGTTGTCAACTGGTGGATGTTAACCATCTGGTGGAGGAAAAACACCTCTACACCGGGTTGGATCCTGAAAAAAACTATAAAATAGTGGACATGGAAGCCCTGGAGGATGAACTTTCCCAGATAGTCAGTAACCAAGACGATCAAAAAGGGGATTCCAGTAAAGGGTGTATAATTATTGAAGGGCACCTATCCCATTACTTTCCCCGTGCCGATCTAGTCATTGTATTCCGGACAGAACCAAAAGTACTGGGAGACAGACTCCAGAAGAGGGATTGGAAAGAGTCCAAAGTCCGTGAAAACCTCGAAGCAGAAGCTCTGGATATCTGCACATGGGAGGCCCACCAGATACATGGATCCCGGGTCCATGAAGTTGAAACCACGAAAATAACCCCTGAAGAGACAATTGATATAATTTTAGATATTGTAAATGGTAAAAAATCATTTCCTGTTGGTGAAATTGATTTCTCAGGGTATTTGGGTTGTTGA
- the ftsY gene encoding signal recognition particle-docking protein FtsY, protein MFESLKKKFSGTIGKISEQLSSEEEEAIKEKESKAETTSIPDLEVGKKEVTSPKTEKKEDKTSGKDEEKVASGKEKVEEIDGEKKSRFSFFRRKSDTEDADKQDKDDSKLKTELSPDEAAAVSSKDQESDMDKESEKEGEEEPSGLFTFATHKTISEKDIDDILFELELALLEGDVAMEVAEQIINSVKEDLVGRKLKRRGDVAQFTREALKKAISDILVVDGPNLNELVQQAKKTGEPLKIMFVGVNGTGKTTTISKIADHYVKAGYTPVIAASDTFRAGAIEQISHHAEKVGVKIIRHQKGADPAAVAYDAVEHARAQNKELVLIDTAGRMQTNVNLMDEMKKIQRVVKPDLAIFVGDALTGNDAVEQARKFDEAVGVDGIILTKADADAKGGAALSIGHVINKPILFLGVGQGYGDIMEFHPEWMVEQVLGD, encoded by the coding sequence TTGTTTGAATCTTTGAAAAAAAAATTTTCAGGAACCATAGGAAAGATTTCCGAGCAGTTATCTTCTGAAGAGGAAGAAGCTATTAAAGAAAAGGAATCAAAAGCAGAAACTACTTCTATCCCTGATTTAGAAGTTGGAAAAAAGGAAGTTACTTCCCCCAAAACTGAAAAGAAAGAAGATAAAACATCAGGAAAAGATGAAGAAAAAGTGGCTTCTGGAAAAGAAAAGGTTGAAGAAATAGATGGGGAGAAAAAATCTCGGTTTTCCTTTTTCCGCAGGAAATCAGACACTGAAGATGCAGATAAACAGGATAAAGACGATTCTAAATTAAAAACTGAATTATCTCCAGATGAAGCAGCTGCTGTGTCTTCTAAAGACCAGGAATCTGACATGGATAAAGAATCTGAAAAGGAGGGGGAAGAAGAACCCTCTGGTTTGTTCACCTTTGCCACCCACAAAACCATATCTGAAAAGGATATTGATGACATTCTTTTTGAACTGGAACTAGCCCTCCTGGAAGGTGACGTGGCCATGGAAGTTGCCGAACAGATTATCAATTCGGTAAAAGAAGACCTGGTGGGCCGTAAACTTAAAAGAAGAGGAGATGTGGCACAGTTCACCAGGGAAGCTCTTAAAAAGGCCATATCTGATATACTGGTAGTGGATGGCCCTAACCTAAATGAACTGGTTCAACAGGCCAAAAAGACCGGTGAACCCCTTAAAATCATGTTTGTGGGTGTTAATGGAACTGGTAAAACCACCACTATTTCTAAAATCGCGGACCATTATGTTAAAGCAGGATACACTCCGGTAATCGCAGCTTCGGACACATTCCGGGCCGGGGCCATTGAACAGATATCCCACCATGCTGAAAAGGTGGGGGTTAAAATCATCCGCCACCAGAAAGGCGCAGATCCCGCAGCCGTAGCCTACGATGCCGTGGAACACGCCCGGGCCCAGAATAAGGAACTGGTTCTCATCGATACTGCTGGTAGAATGCAAACCAACGTGAACCTTATGGATGAAATGAAGAAGATCCAGAGGGTGGTTAAACCGGATCTGGCTATATTCGTGGGGGATGCCCTCACCGGAAACGATGCTGTGGAACAGGCCCGTAAATTTGATGAGGCGGTGGGAGTTGATGGAATCATACTCACCAAGGCGGATGCCGATGCCAAAGGTGGTGCAGCACTCTCCATTGGTCATGTGATCAACAAACCCATACTGTTTTTAGGTGTTGGACAGGGCTACGGAGATATAATGGAATTCCATCCTGAATGGATGGTGGAACAGGTTCTCGGGGATTAA
- a CDS encoding STT3 domain-containing protein codes for MDAKNILFKLKPIIIVILIFSLAFSLRAEASGIPGVPDQVKAYFQEDNGLPYFSEMDSYYNYRLTENFVEHGYLGDTIKNGTDWDLHSYFPPGRSAEYPPLIAWITAFFYYLANIFGDYSLLQVSFWTSAIVASLCIIPAFFFVRDITNDYGGIAAAVMVGLSTFYFSHTFAGFFDTDMFNMILPILVVWFFSVSITATERRKKILYAVYASISMLVFSLAWSGWWYILYLLVGVTIVYMLISKYILEKEESVRSWKNYDTKKEWFLDQPIILPLVLFLVISLVTIFLAWGTEMFTFLTQPFSSINLLSTTQHASSYPNVFVSVGELQAPTISAVVTDVGGIVPFLLGIGGILSLYWGLKPKTTTGKKPKAAKTRKTRKQKNRKKSRKQVEEPEVVKEQKDFKGLLKPALRDNLVYYVVLFTVWLGGTAYLLTNGIRFVESFSLPLLLCAGIFVGIIAEYLKTQIKTPTYHVIAMALVLILASYGPVGLAYSTANSVVPGTDDSMVDTLTWVNNNTNNNSVMTSWWDFGHLFAVKADRGVTFDGGSQNNARAYWVGKALYTSDETLSAGILKMLSSSGDNGYNTLETYTNDTGKTVEIMDKILVVDKTAAENIMTSQYGLTAEQAKNVSQYTNPTNVTPDLFVTSYDMVGKAGWWSYFGSWNFTAGNSTNYIYSLAQANATSGTNSLKIMGENNVTIQINGSSVTGGISMGNKVVQPHRLMVVVNGTTAVDTIVNNDSAFSVMAIYQDNNMITVAMNRQLENSMFTRLYFLQGQGLSHFKLATKKPSTGISEVMVWNVT; via the coding sequence ATGGACGCAAAGAACATTTTATTTAAGTTAAAGCCCATCATAATAGTAATTCTTATATTTTCTCTAGCATTTTCCCTCCGGGCAGAGGCATCTGGTATCCCTGGTGTTCCAGACCAGGTGAAAGCTTACTTTCAGGAAGATAATGGTCTTCCCTACTTCAGTGAGATGGATTCATATTATAACTACCGCTTAACTGAGAACTTTGTGGAACATGGATATCTAGGGGATACCATTAAAAATGGCACAGACTGGGACTTACATTCCTACTTCCCACCCGGAAGATCAGCAGAATACCCTCCCTTGATTGCCTGGATAACGGCCTTCTTCTATTACCTGGCCAACATCTTTGGGGATTATTCCTTGCTCCAGGTTAGCTTCTGGACATCAGCCATCGTAGCTTCACTGTGTATTATCCCGGCATTTTTCTTCGTCAGGGATATTACCAATGATTACGGGGGAATAGCCGCGGCAGTAATGGTGGGATTATCTACCTTCTACTTCTCCCACACCTTCGCTGGTTTCTTTGACACCGACATGTTCAACATGATCCTGCCGATACTGGTGGTCTGGTTCTTCAGTGTTAGTATCACCGCCACGGAAAGAAGAAAGAAAATATTGTACGCAGTTTATGCATCAATTTCCATGCTGGTCTTCTCCCTGGCCTGGTCCGGTTGGTGGTATATATTATACTTACTGGTTGGGGTGACCATAGTTTACATGCTGATCTCCAAATACATCCTGGAAAAGGAAGAATCAGTCCGATCATGGAAAAATTATGATACTAAGAAAGAATGGTTCCTGGATCAGCCCATCATCCTCCCACTGGTCCTGTTCCTGGTCATAAGTTTGGTAACCATATTCCTGGCCTGGGGAACGGAAATGTTCACCTTTTTAACCCAGCCCTTCAGTTCCATCAACTTATTATCAACCACCCAACATGCTTCCTCCTACCCTAACGTATTTGTATCCGTGGGAGAGTTACAGGCTCCAACCATTTCAGCGGTGGTAACTGATGTGGGTGGAATAGTACCCTTCCTGTTAGGAATAGGCGGAATATTATCCCTTTACTGGGGTTTAAAACCTAAAACAACTACTGGAAAAAAACCAAAGGCTGCCAAGACCAGAAAGACCAGAAAACAGAAAAACAGGAAAAAATCCAGAAAACAGGTGGAGGAACCGGAAGTAGTAAAAGAACAGAAAGACTTTAAAGGTCTTTTAAAACCTGCACTGCGAGACAACCTGGTTTATTATGTGGTGTTATTTACAGTATGGCTGGGAGGTACGGCTTATCTATTAACCAATGGTATACGATTCGTTGAATCATTCTCCCTTCCTTTACTCCTCTGTGCAGGTATATTCGTGGGAATTATTGCCGAATACCTCAAAACTCAAATAAAAACACCCACCTACCATGTTATTGCCATGGCTCTGGTGCTGATACTGGCCTCCTATGGACCGGTGGGTCTGGCCTACTCCACTGCCAACTCCGTGGTACCCGGTACTGATGATTCGATGGTGGATACCCTAACCTGGGTGAACAATAACACTAACAATAATTCGGTAATGACATCCTGGTGGGATTTCGGACACCTCTTTGCAGTAAAAGCTGACCGGGGTGTAACCTTTGACGGAGGTTCCCAGAACAATGCCCGGGCCTACTGGGTGGGTAAGGCACTGTACACCAGCGATGAGACACTTTCTGCGGGGATACTAAAAATGCTGTCTTCAAGTGGGGATAATGGATACAACACACTGGAAACCTACACCAATGACACCGGCAAAACCGTGGAAATCATGGATAAAATATTGGTCGTGGATAAAACTGCTGCTGAGAATATAATGACCTCTCAGTATGGTTTAACTGCAGAACAGGCCAAAAATGTGTCCCAATACACCAACCCCACCAATGTGACTCCGGATTTATTTGTCACCAGTTACGATATGGTGGGTAAAGCCGGCTGGTGGTCTTACTTTGGAAGCTGGAACTTCACTGCTGGAAACTCCACCAACTACATCTACTCACTGGCCCAGGCCAATGCCACTTCCGGAACCAATTCCCTGAAGATCATGGGTGAAAATAACGTCACCATCCAGATCAATGGTTCCAGTGTGACTGGTGGAATCAGTATGGGTAACAAGGTTGTTCAACCCCACCGGCTCATGGTGGTGGTTAATGGTACCACTGCAGTGGATACCATAGTCAACAACGATAGTGCCTTCTCGGTAATGGCTATCTACCAGGACAACAACATGATTACCGTGGCCATGAACCGGCAACTGGAAAACTCGATGTTCACCCGCCTGTACTTCCTGCAGGGGCAGGGATTAAGCCATTTCAAACTGGCAACTAAAAAGCCGTCCACAGGAATTTCCGAGGTCATGGTGTGGAATGTGACTTAA
- a CDS encoding 50S ribosomal protein L31e produces the protein MERVYVIPLRDAKTAPRTKRSPKATRVVREFIQKHMKSDDVKMDSSVNEKIWERGIQKIPPKIKVKATKDEDGSVLVTLVQ, from the coding sequence ATGGAAAGAGTATATGTTATACCCCTCCGGGATGCAAAAACGGCTCCCCGTACCAAAAGGTCACCTAAAGCAACCCGTGTAGTAAGGGAGTTCATTCAAAAACACATGAAATCCGACGATGTCAAAATGGACTCATCGGTCAATGAAAAGATATGGGAAAGGGGAATTCAGAAAATACCCCCTAAGATCAAGGTTAAGGCAACCAAAGATGAAGATGGTTCCGTACTGGTCACCCTCGTTCAGTAG
- a CDS encoding YhbY family RNA-binding protein, whose product MHRSLSTITLNIGKSGVNSGVMDEINRQLKEREVVKLRFSKGISHEKENYITHIIEKSNAKLIDFRGNVAVIFKKRRN is encoded by the coding sequence ATGCATAGATCACTTTCAACCATCACCCTAAACATAGGCAAATCCGGAGTTAATTCCGGTGTTATGGATGAAATTAACCGCCAACTTAAAGAAAGAGAAGTGGTGAAGCTCAGATTTTCCAAGGGTATATCCCATGAGAAAGAAAACTATATTACCCACATCATCGAAAAATCAAATGCTAAACTCATTGATTTTAGAGGTAACGTTGCGGTAATCTTCAAAAAAAGAAGAAATTAG
- a CDS encoding 30S ribosomal protein S19e → MTTIYDVPADSLISQVAKELSENKKITPPEWTPFVKTGVHKERRPENPDWWYVRCASILRRVYIDGPVGINSLRTYYGGKKDRGTNPEKFKRGSGSITRTALHQLEDAGFVEKREEGRVVTPAGRSFLDKASFELKKDIPELAKY, encoded by the coding sequence ATGACTACAATTTACGATGTACCTGCCGACTCGCTCATTAGCCAGGTCGCCAAGGAGTTAAGTGAAAACAAAAAGATAACCCCCCCAGAATGGACTCCATTCGTCAAAACAGGGGTTCACAAAGAGAGAAGGCCAGAAAACCCCGACTGGTGGTATGTGCGCTGCGCATCCATACTACGCCGAGTGTACATAGATGGTCCAGTGGGAATCAACAGCCTCAGAACCTACTACGGTGGGAAAAAAGATAGAGGTACCAACCCTGAAAAATTCAAAAGGGGCAGTGGTTCCATAACTCGAACCGCACTTCACCAGTTAGAAGATGCAGGTTTTGTTGAAAAACGGGAAGAAGGTCGTGTAGTGACCCCTGCCGGAAGGTCCTTCCTGGATAAAGCATCCTTCGAGTTAAAAAAAGACATTCCAGAGCTGGCAAAATATTAA
- a CDS encoding sulfide-dependent adenosine diphosphate thiazole synthase — protein sequence MKLDDITVSKGIVAGYMEELLDYMEMDVAIGGGGPSGLTAGYYLAKAGLKVALFEKKLSMGGGMWGGGMMFNKIVVQEDGKRILDEMGIRSQEYEEGYYLADSVESASTICSKACQAGLKVFNLMEIEDVMIKEKGVEGLVINWSPVEMAGLHVDPITIGARAVIDATGHPCEVVKVLERKMEAPLKTETGKIMGEKSMWADVAEQNIMGNVGEIYPGMYVTGMAANAVHGSPRMGPIFGGMLLSGEKVAEMLIEKLK from the coding sequence ATGAAATTAGATGATATTACGGTCTCAAAGGGCATAGTAGCTGGATACATGGAAGAACTACTGGATTATATGGAAATGGACGTGGCCATAGGTGGAGGAGGCCCCTCAGGTCTCACTGCTGGATACTACCTGGCCAAAGCCGGACTGAAAGTGGCCCTATTTGAGAAAAAACTCAGTATGGGTGGTGGAATGTGGGGTGGGGGTATGATGTTCAACAAGATCGTGGTCCAGGAAGATGGAAAACGAATCCTGGATGAAATGGGCATCCGCAGCCAGGAATACGAGGAAGGATACTACCTGGCAGATTCGGTAGAATCAGCATCCACCATCTGCTCCAAAGCCTGCCAGGCCGGACTCAAAGTCTTCAACCTCATGGAAATTGAAGACGTGATGATCAAAGAGAAAGGTGTGGAAGGACTGGTAATCAACTGGAGCCCGGTGGAAATGGCAGGATTACACGTGGATCCAATTACCATCGGTGCCCGGGCAGTGATAGATGCCACCGGACACCCCTGTGAAGTGGTTAAGGTTCTGGAAAGGAAAATGGAAGCACCCCTCAAAACCGAAACCGGAAAGATCATGGGAGAAAAATCCATGTGGGCTGATGTGGCCGAACAGAACATAATGGGAAATGTGGGGGAAATCTACCCTGGCATGTACGTTACGGGAATGGCTGCCAATGCCGTTCATGGTTCTCCCCGTATGGGTCCTATATTCGGCGGCATGCTCCTTTCAGGAGAAAAAGTAGCAGAAATGCTCATTGAAAAACTGAAATAA
- a CDS encoding ribonuclease P protein component 4, whose amino-acid sequence MINIALERMEILFQRAEEEFALHPQRSHRYVEMSRKIATKYNLKMPSSWRGRFCRNCHSFLKPGANCQVRLKDSMVNIKCMECGEIMRKPYIKEKKAKRRNKIESRTFQEGTDA is encoded by the coding sequence ATGATAAACATAGCTTTAGAGCGTATGGAAATTCTCTTCCAACGCGCCGAAGAAGAATTTGCTCTTCACCCCCAACGTTCCCATCGTTATGTGGAAATGTCCCGGAAGATAGCTACCAAGTACAACCTAAAAATGCCATCCTCATGGAGGGGAAGGTTCTGTCGGAACTGCCATAGCTTCCTAAAACCGGGCGCTAACTGTCAGGTTCGTTTGAAAGATTCAATGGTAAATATAAAATGTATGGAATGTGGAGAAATCATGAGAAAGCCTTATATTAAAGAAAAAAAGGCAAAACGGAGGAATAAAATTGAATCCCGCACATTCCAAGAAGGAACTGATGCATAG
- a CDS encoding 50S ribosomal protein L39e, translating into MSRNKPLAKKLRLAKAGKQNRRVPLWVMMKTNRKVRTHPKMRHWRRSKIKA; encoded by the coding sequence ATGAGTAGAAATAAACCATTAGCCAAAAAATTAAGATTGGCCAAGGCAGGCAAGCAGAACAGGCGGGTGCCTCTATGGGTTATGATGAAGACCAATCGTAAGGTCAGAACCCACCCTAAGATGAGACACTGGAGAAGAAGTAAAATAAAAGCTTAA
- a CDS encoding DNA-binding protein has product MSDIEEIRRRRMAELQQQAAAQQAQQQPSDAQSQEQMRRELEAQKKQAMMQILTPEARSRLANLRLTKPEFVEQIELQLIQLAQMGRVQSKITDQQLKELLRKLSGQKREINITWK; this is encoded by the coding sequence ATGAGCGATATTGAGGAAATAAGGCGTAGAAGGATGGCAGAACTGCAACAACAGGCAGCAGCTCAGCAGGCTCAACAGCAACCTTCTGATGCCCAATCTCAAGAACAGATGCGCAGGGAGCTTGAGGCCCAGAAAAAGCAGGCTATGATGCAGATACTCACCCCTGAAGCACGAAGTCGCCTAGCCAACCTCCGCCTCACCAAACCTGAGTTCGTGGAACAAATTGAACTGCAGCTCATTCAACTGGCTCAAATGGGAAGAGTTCAGTCCAAAATCACTGACCAGCAGCTTAAAGAATTACTCCGAAAACTGTCTGGTCAAAAAAGAGAAATTAACATCACTTGGAAATGA